One window from the genome of Salvia miltiorrhiza cultivar Shanhuang (shh) chromosome 7, IMPLAD_Smil_shh, whole genome shotgun sequence encodes:
- the LOC130991191 gene encoding uncharacterized protein LOC130991191 isoform X1: MNRREAAGKGFDKAGRISNCFKDRDEELSFFRELKKREKDQFGSLLHPISDDFEANGSFGLSRMNSGGRKGAEFLGETGKNDYNWLKTPPATPLFPSLEMDTNAQELVVQREIPIIQPVSRFAGKSYSNIHTSPMPKPKLPQRHIGRPSIDKRNMKGAPLVTPKPNKIKSTFPKNFPNSHSSARSSITGVSNETPPNLRTSSATRGRPAYQNLPAPQKQDPKIMRRQSCSPRGRKLESNAGPGNLESGGGNRVQVVGSRMVDKFMNARMSNDSKIKLNGSMNESSRSCNGEERQPKIKLNASLNETSGFGRLIQRDSSNGRKIGMVPGRKS, from the exons atgaacaGAAGAGAAGCAGCAGGCAAAGGTTTTGACAAGGCAGGAAGGATTTCGAATTGCTTCAAGGATAGAGATGAGGAGCTTTCCTTTTTCCGCGAGCTTAAGAAACGCGAAAAAGATCAATTTGGTAGCCTTCTTCACCCTATTTCTGATGACTTTGAAGCAAATG GAAGCTTTGGGCTGAGCAGAATGAATTCGGGAGGAAGAAAAGGGGCAGAATTTCTTGGCGAGACTGGCAAAAATGACTACAACTG GCTGAAAACGCCTCCCGCGACGCCTCTGTTTCCATCACTTGAGATGGACACAAATGCCCAAGAACTAGTCGTTCAGAGGGAGATACCAATCATCCAACCTGTTTCAAGG TTTGCAGGAAAATCTTATAGCAACATACATACATCACCTATGCCGAAACCCAAACTTCCCCAACGGCACATCGGGAGGCCGAGTATCGACAAGAGAAACATGAAAGGCGCTCCTCTGGTGACCCCAAAACCAAATAAAATCAAGTCAACCTTCCCAAAAAACTTTCCTAATTCACACTCGAGTGCCAGGTCATCAATCACCGGAGTCTCGAATGAGACCCCACCTAACTTGAGGACCTCATCCGCTACTCGAGGAAGGCCGGCATATCAAAATCTGCCGGCCCCACAAAAGCAGGACCCGAAGATTATGAGGAGACAGTCGTGCTCTCCGAGGGGGCGAAAGTTGGAGAGCAATGCAGGGCCAGGCAATCTTGAGAGTGGTGGTGGAAATCGAGTGCAAGTTGTGGGCAGCAGGATGGTGGACAAGTTCATGAATGCGAGAATGTCGAATGACtccaaaatcaaattgaatGGATCAATGAATGAGAGCTCGAGGAGTTGTAATGGTGAAGAGAGACAGCCTAAGATTAAGCTCAATGCTTCCTTGAATGAGACCTCTGGCTTTGGAAGGTTGATTCAACGAGACTCGAGTAATGGCCGTAAAATCGGCATGGTTCCTGGAAGAAAGTCTTGA
- the LOC130991191 gene encoding uncharacterized protein LOC130991191 isoform X2, with protein MNRREAAGKGFDKAGRISNCFKDRDEELSFFRELKKREKDQFGSFGLSRMNSGGRKGAEFLGETGKNDYNWLKTPPATPLFPSLEMDTNAQELVVQREIPIIQPVSRFAGKSYSNIHTSPMPKPKLPQRHIGRPSIDKRNMKGAPLVTPKPNKIKSTFPKNFPNSHSSARSSITGVSNETPPNLRTSSATRGRPAYQNLPAPQKQDPKIMRRQSCSPRGRKLESNAGPGNLESGGGNRVQVVGSRMVDKFMNARMSNDSKIKLNGSMNESSRSCNGEERQPKIKLNASLNETSGFGRLIQRDSSNGRKIGMVPGRKS; from the exons atgaacaGAAGAGAAGCAGCAGGCAAAGGTTTTGACAAGGCAGGAAGGATTTCGAATTGCTTCAAGGATAGAGATGAGGAGCTTTCCTTTTTCCGCGAGCTTAAGAAACGCGAAAAAGATCAATTTG GAAGCTTTGGGCTGAGCAGAATGAATTCGGGAGGAAGAAAAGGGGCAGAATTTCTTGGCGAGACTGGCAAAAATGACTACAACTG GCTGAAAACGCCTCCCGCGACGCCTCTGTTTCCATCACTTGAGATGGACACAAATGCCCAAGAACTAGTCGTTCAGAGGGAGATACCAATCATCCAACCTGTTTCAAGG TTTGCAGGAAAATCTTATAGCAACATACATACATCACCTATGCCGAAACCCAAACTTCCCCAACGGCACATCGGGAGGCCGAGTATCGACAAGAGAAACATGAAAGGCGCTCCTCTGGTGACCCCAAAACCAAATAAAATCAAGTCAACCTTCCCAAAAAACTTTCCTAATTCACACTCGAGTGCCAGGTCATCAATCACCGGAGTCTCGAATGAGACCCCACCTAACTTGAGGACCTCATCCGCTACTCGAGGAAGGCCGGCATATCAAAATCTGCCGGCCCCACAAAAGCAGGACCCGAAGATTATGAGGAGACAGTCGTGCTCTCCGAGGGGGCGAAAGTTGGAGAGCAATGCAGGGCCAGGCAATCTTGAGAGTGGTGGTGGAAATCGAGTGCAAGTTGTGGGCAGCAGGATGGTGGACAAGTTCATGAATGCGAGAATGTCGAATGACtccaaaatcaaattgaatGGATCAATGAATGAGAGCTCGAGGAGTTGTAATGGTGAAGAGAGACAGCCTAAGATTAAGCTCAATGCTTCCTTGAATGAGACCTCTGGCTTTGGAAGGTTGATTCAACGAGACTCGAGTAATGGCCGTAAAATCGGCATGGTTCCTGGAAGAAAGTCTTGA
- the LOC130991193 gene encoding uncharacterized protein LOC130991193 isoform X1: protein MMRTRFLWFGLGFASASGAIAQFVVKDLWTDRSSLTSQLTEKFNSLDTRVSNLESVISTKPTSPQVHCLYVKS from the exons atgatgCGAACGAGGTTTTTGTGGTTTGGGCTAGGATTCGCCTCTGCTTCTGGAGCAATTGCGCAGTTTGTGGTCAAGGATCTGTGGACGGATCGCAGTTCCCTTACTTCTCAG TTGACGGAAAAGTTCAATTCGTTGGATACGCGAGTGTCCAATTTGGAGTCTGTGATTTCCACAAAACCAACTTCACCTCAG GTTCATTGTTTATATGTTAAGTCCTGA
- the LOC130991193 gene encoding uncharacterized protein LOC130991193 isoform X2: MMRTRFLWFGLGFASASGAIAQFVVKDLWTDRSSLTSQLTEKFNSLDTRVSNLESVISTKPTSPQDEGNLG; the protein is encoded by the exons atgatgCGAACGAGGTTTTTGTGGTTTGGGCTAGGATTCGCCTCTGCTTCTGGAGCAATTGCGCAGTTTGTGGTCAAGGATCTGTGGACGGATCGCAGTTCCCTTACTTCTCAG TTGACGGAAAAGTTCAATTCGTTGGATACGCGAGTGTCCAATTTGGAGTCTGTGATTTCCACAAAACCAACTTCACCTCAG GATGAAGGGAACCTTGGATGA
- the LOC130991190 gene encoding uncharacterized protein LOC130991190 isoform X2 codes for MGTSRGTKMILIMLALSFIRVASSEAGRVLTGSNMTSAGSTDMNETIRVDPLNKLKKYRGGYNVTNDHYWSSTVFTGIPGYAIALIWLLCGLGYGILLLERTGCCKRGRKRKNKPSCYEQYHLQPLLLASFCTLLAVTACGLAFGGNSKSHSRAKTVIDILLDTADGASSTIFNITGAMKEISHNLQQVDDKTKKLINSTTIKLETQASSIKTHATENRQLIQNGLKTSYAVTTVTIALTLLVVISLLGFGVSKFQRPFQVLIPVCWMLTVLCWLFFGIGFFLQKALEGFQKNPYNNSLSPILPCEELLSAKPMLNNVTTEIHNLVNKVNENISISYGGVIQICNPFSPPPAHDYQPWNCPNTSVRIGDIPKVIEQVACPDTQTTCNGGILVPANYYNTIGAYCTSIQILLDEFPSIEGLVECRPVKDAFSEILQKHCKPLRRYIRLLWSALLFLSLVLVILVLIWTIKEHHDQTHHSSGGSIKPHNCGIIESGATNHTYDDSEDGPEQ; via the exons ATGGGAACCTCTCGTGGAACAAAGATGATTCTCATTATGCTCGCCTTGAGCTTCATAAGAGTTGCCAGCTCTGAAGCAG GACGAGTTTTAACAGGATCGAACATGACCTCAGCAGGGAGTACAGATATGAATGAAACCATTAGAGTAGACcctttaaataaattgaagaaatacAGAGGAGGATATAACGTAACAAATGACCATTACTGGAGT TCAACAGTATTTACAGGCATACCCGGGTATGCCATTGCACTAATATGGCTCCTATGCGGTCTAGGATATGGAATACTTCTTCTAGAAAGAACTGGTTGCTGCAAGAGGGGCAGAAAGCGCAAGAACAAACCATCGTGTTATGAGCAGTATCATCTACAGCCTCTTCTTTTGGCTAGTTTTTGTACGCTCCTAGCAGT AACGGCCTGTGGCCTGGCTTTTGGAGGTAATTCAAAGTCCCATTCCAGAGCAAAGACGGTGATAGACATTCTTCTTGATACAGCAGATGGCGCATCTAGCACAATATTCAACATAACTGGAGCTATGAAGGAAATAAGCCACAATTTGCAACAAGTGGATGATAAGACCAAGAAACTAATAAATTCAACAACCATAAAGCTCGAAACTCAGGCTTCTTCTATAAAAACTCATGCAACCGAGAACAGGCAATTGATACAAAACGGCCTGAAAACATC GTATGCAGTGACAACAGTGACGATAGCACTAACACTACTTGTTGTAATCTCTCTACTAG GATTCGGAGTTTCAAAGTTTCAGAGGCCCTTTCAAGT ATTAATACCAGTTTGTTGGATGTTAACGGTCCTCTGTTGGTTGTTTTTTGGGATCGGCTTCTTCCTACAAAA AGCACTTGAAGGCTTCCAGAAGAATCCCTATAACAACAGCTTGAGTCCCATTCTACCCTGTGAAGAATTGCTTTCCGCAAAACCAATGCTAAATAATGTTACTACAGAGATACACAATTTAGTGAACAAG GTTAATGAAAATATATCTATATCATATGGAGGAGTTATTCAGATTTGCAATCCTTTCTCCCCACCACCTGCACATGACTACCAGCCATGGAACTGTCCAAACACATCTGTCCGAATAGGAGATATCCCTAAG GTTATAGAACAGGTGGCCTGTCCTGATACCCAGACCACCTGCAACGGAGGAATTCTGGTTCCTGCAAATTACTACAACACAATAGGAGCATACTGCACTTCAATACAAATATTGCTCGATGAATTTCCTAGCATAGAAGGCCTAGTCGAGTGTCGGCCAGTCAAGGATGCCTTCTCCGAAATTCTTCAGAAACATTGCAAGCCACTACGGAGATACATACGATTGCTATGGTCAGCATTGTTGTTTCTGTCACTGGTGCTAGTGATCTTGGTTCTCATTTGGACAATCAAAGAACACCACGACCAAACTCATCACTCCTCGGGTGGATCCATCAAACCTCACAATTGTGGTATCATAGAAAGTGGAGCAACAAATCATACATATGATGACTCAGAAGATGGTCCAGAACAATAA
- the LOC130991190 gene encoding uncharacterized protein LOC130991190 isoform X1: MGTSRGTKMILIMLALSFIRVASSEAGRVLTGSNMTSAGSTDMNETIRVDPLNKLKKYRGGYNVTNDHYWSSTVFTGIPGYAIALIWLLCGLGYGILLLERTGCCKRGRKRKNKPSCYEQYHLQPLLLASFCTLLAVTACGLAFGGNSKSHSRAKTVIDILLDTADGASSTIFNITGAMKEISHNLQQVDDKTKKLINSTTIKLETQASSIKTHATENRQLIQNGLKTSYAVTTVTIALTLLVVISLLGFGVSKFQRPFQVLIPVCWMLTVLCWLFFGIGFFLQNLTGDTCRALEGFQKNPYNNSLSPILPCEELLSAKPMLNNVTTEIHNLVNKVNENISISYGGVIQICNPFSPPPAHDYQPWNCPNTSVRIGDIPKVIEQVACPDTQTTCNGGILVPANYYNTIGAYCTSIQILLDEFPSIEGLVECRPVKDAFSEILQKHCKPLRRYIRLLWSALLFLSLVLVILVLIWTIKEHHDQTHHSSGGSIKPHNCGIIESGATNHTYDDSEDGPEQ; the protein is encoded by the exons ATGGGAACCTCTCGTGGAACAAAGATGATTCTCATTATGCTCGCCTTGAGCTTCATAAGAGTTGCCAGCTCTGAAGCAG GACGAGTTTTAACAGGATCGAACATGACCTCAGCAGGGAGTACAGATATGAATGAAACCATTAGAGTAGACcctttaaataaattgaagaaatacAGAGGAGGATATAACGTAACAAATGACCATTACTGGAGT TCAACAGTATTTACAGGCATACCCGGGTATGCCATTGCACTAATATGGCTCCTATGCGGTCTAGGATATGGAATACTTCTTCTAGAAAGAACTGGTTGCTGCAAGAGGGGCAGAAAGCGCAAGAACAAACCATCGTGTTATGAGCAGTATCATCTACAGCCTCTTCTTTTGGCTAGTTTTTGTACGCTCCTAGCAGT AACGGCCTGTGGCCTGGCTTTTGGAGGTAATTCAAAGTCCCATTCCAGAGCAAAGACGGTGATAGACATTCTTCTTGATACAGCAGATGGCGCATCTAGCACAATATTCAACATAACTGGAGCTATGAAGGAAATAAGCCACAATTTGCAACAAGTGGATGATAAGACCAAGAAACTAATAAATTCAACAACCATAAAGCTCGAAACTCAGGCTTCTTCTATAAAAACTCATGCAACCGAGAACAGGCAATTGATACAAAACGGCCTGAAAACATC GTATGCAGTGACAACAGTGACGATAGCACTAACACTACTTGTTGTAATCTCTCTACTAG GATTCGGAGTTTCAAAGTTTCAGAGGCCCTTTCAAGT ATTAATACCAGTTTGTTGGATGTTAACGGTCCTCTGTTGGTTGTTTTTTGGGATCGGCTTCTTCCTACAAAA CTTGACGGGAGACACATGCAGAGCACTTGAAGGCTTCCAGAAGAATCCCTATAACAACAGCTTGAGTCCCATTCTACCCTGTGAAGAATTGCTTTCCGCAAAACCAATGCTAAATAATGTTACTACAGAGATACACAATTTAGTGAACAAG GTTAATGAAAATATATCTATATCATATGGAGGAGTTATTCAGATTTGCAATCCTTTCTCCCCACCACCTGCACATGACTACCAGCCATGGAACTGTCCAAACACATCTGTCCGAATAGGAGATATCCCTAAG GTTATAGAACAGGTGGCCTGTCCTGATACCCAGACCACCTGCAACGGAGGAATTCTGGTTCCTGCAAATTACTACAACACAATAGGAGCATACTGCACTTCAATACAAATATTGCTCGATGAATTTCCTAGCATAGAAGGCCTAGTCGAGTGTCGGCCAGTCAAGGATGCCTTCTCCGAAATTCTTCAGAAACATTGCAAGCCACTACGGAGATACATACGATTGCTATGGTCAGCATTGTTGTTTCTGTCACTGGTGCTAGTGATCTTGGTTCTCATTTGGACAATCAAAGAACACCACGACCAAACTCATCACTCCTCGGGTGGATCCATCAAACCTCACAATTGTGGTATCATAGAAAGTGGAGCAACAAATCATACATATGATGACTCAGAAGATGGTCCAGAACAATAA
- the LOC130991190 gene encoding uncharacterized protein LOC130991190 isoform X3 — translation MTITGVIRSLVQSTVFTGIPGYAIALIWLLCGLGYGILLLERTGCCKRGRKRKNKPSCYEQYHLQPLLLASFCTLLAVTACGLAFGGNSKSHSRAKTVIDILLDTADGASSTIFNITGAMKEISHNLQQVDDKTKKLINSTTIKLETQASSIKTHATENRQLIQNGLKTSYAVTTVTIALTLLVVISLLGFGVSKFQRPFQVLIPVCWMLTVLCWLFFGIGFFLQNLTGDTCRALEGFQKNPYNNSLSPILPCEELLSAKPMLNNVTTEIHNLVNKVNENISISYGGVIQICNPFSPPPAHDYQPWNCPNTSVRIGDIPKVIEQVACPDTQTTCNGGILVPANYYNTIGAYCTSIQILLDEFPSIEGLVECRPVKDAFSEILQKHCKPLRRYIRLLWSALLFLSLVLVILVLIWTIKEHHDQTHHSSGGSIKPHNCGIIESGATNHTYDDSEDGPEQ, via the exons ATGACCATTACTGGAGT CATTCGCTCTCTTGTGCAGTCAACAGTATTTACAGGCATACCCGGGTATGCCATTGCACTAATATGGCTCCTATGCGGTCTAGGATATGGAATACTTCTTCTAGAAAGAACTGGTTGCTGCAAGAGGGGCAGAAAGCGCAAGAACAAACCATCGTGTTATGAGCAGTATCATCTACAGCCTCTTCTTTTGGCTAGTTTTTGTACGCTCCTAGCAGT AACGGCCTGTGGCCTGGCTTTTGGAGGTAATTCAAAGTCCCATTCCAGAGCAAAGACGGTGATAGACATTCTTCTTGATACAGCAGATGGCGCATCTAGCACAATATTCAACATAACTGGAGCTATGAAGGAAATAAGCCACAATTTGCAACAAGTGGATGATAAGACCAAGAAACTAATAAATTCAACAACCATAAAGCTCGAAACTCAGGCTTCTTCTATAAAAACTCATGCAACCGAGAACAGGCAATTGATACAAAACGGCCTGAAAACATC GTATGCAGTGACAACAGTGACGATAGCACTAACACTACTTGTTGTAATCTCTCTACTAG GATTCGGAGTTTCAAAGTTTCAGAGGCCCTTTCAAGT ATTAATACCAGTTTGTTGGATGTTAACGGTCCTCTGTTGGTTGTTTTTTGGGATCGGCTTCTTCCTACAAAA CTTGACGGGAGACACATGCAGAGCACTTGAAGGCTTCCAGAAGAATCCCTATAACAACAGCTTGAGTCCCATTCTACCCTGTGAAGAATTGCTTTCCGCAAAACCAATGCTAAATAATGTTACTACAGAGATACACAATTTAGTGAACAAG GTTAATGAAAATATATCTATATCATATGGAGGAGTTATTCAGATTTGCAATCCTTTCTCCCCACCACCTGCACATGACTACCAGCCATGGAACTGTCCAAACACATCTGTCCGAATAGGAGATATCCCTAAG GTTATAGAACAGGTGGCCTGTCCTGATACCCAGACCACCTGCAACGGAGGAATTCTGGTTCCTGCAAATTACTACAACACAATAGGAGCATACTGCACTTCAATACAAATATTGCTCGATGAATTTCCTAGCATAGAAGGCCTAGTCGAGTGTCGGCCAGTCAAGGATGCCTTCTCCGAAATTCTTCAGAAACATTGCAAGCCACTACGGAGATACATACGATTGCTATGGTCAGCATTGTTGTTTCTGTCACTGGTGCTAGTGATCTTGGTTCTCATTTGGACAATCAAAGAACACCACGACCAAACTCATCACTCCTCGGGTGGATCCATCAAACCTCACAATTGTGGTATCATAGAAAGTGGAGCAACAAATCATACATATGATGACTCAGAAGATGGTCCAGAACAATAA
- the LOC130991192 gene encoding uncharacterized protein LOC130991192 isoform X1 has translation MMASSSGTFKEGVNKQAHNSVSSSYNGGSVHGEWGVPTFQHQQTISMDWTPEEQALLEEGLAKYATESNIIRYAKIAVQLKNKTVRDVALRCRWMTKKEISKRRKEDFNARKSKDRKEKFIDSTAKPSRLSIQSGLSQAPGMVSNCNDDSISYNDLTGATRQLLQHNAWTFKQISANLSTHQIHENIGLLSQARDNIFKILTNVDWVDCSLNDMGPTMKRMPQLPKLNEELANSILPSTNFPIQL, from the exons ATGATGGCTAGCTCAAGTGGGACCTTCAAAGAAGGGGTTAACAAGCAAGCTCATAACTCTGTTTCTTCGTCCTACAATGGCGGCTCTGTGCATGGAGAGTGGGGTGTGCCAACTTTTCAGCATCAGCAGACCATTTCCATGGACTGGACTCCTGAAGAGCAAGCTCTCTTGGAGGAGGGTTTGGCCAA ATATGCCACAGAGTCGAACATCATCCGTTATGCAAAGATCGCTGTGCAGCTAAAGAACAAGACTGTTCGAGATGTGGCTTTACGGTGCAGATGGATGACT AAGAAAGAAATCAGCAAGAGACGGAAAGAGGATTTCAATGCAAGGAAAAGCAAAGATCGAAAG GAAAAGTTCATCGACTCTACAGCAAAGCCTTCTCGATTATCCATCCAATCGGGTCTATCTCAAGCTCCGGGAATGGTTTCCAATTGTAATGATGACAGCATCTCATACAATG ATTTAACTGGTGCCACTCGGCAGCTTCTTCAGCATAACGCTTGGACTTTCAAACAGATATCTGCAAATCTCTCCACTCATCAG ATACACGAAAACATTGGGCTTCTGAGTCAAGCTCGAGACAACATCTTCAAAATTTTAACCAA TGTGGATTGGGTCGACTGCAGCTTGAACGACATGGGGCCAACAATGAAGAGAATGCCTCAGCTCCCTAAACTGAACGAAGAGCTAGCCAACTCCATCCTTCCTTCGACAAACTTCCCTATCCAACTATGA
- the LOC130991192 gene encoding uncharacterized protein LOC130991192 isoform X2 yields MMASSSGTFKEGVNKQAHNSVSSSYNGGSVHGEWGVPTFQHQQTISMDWTPEEQALLEEGLAKYATESNIIRYAKIAVQLKNKTVRDVALRCRWMTKKEISKRRKEDFNARKSKDRKEKFIDSTAKPSRLSIQSGLSQAPGMVSNCNDDSISYNDLTGATRQLLQHNAWTFKQISANLSTHQIHENIGLLSQARDNIFKILTNLNDMGPTMKRMPQLPKLNEELANSILPSTNFPIQL; encoded by the exons ATGATGGCTAGCTCAAGTGGGACCTTCAAAGAAGGGGTTAACAAGCAAGCTCATAACTCTGTTTCTTCGTCCTACAATGGCGGCTCTGTGCATGGAGAGTGGGGTGTGCCAACTTTTCAGCATCAGCAGACCATTTCCATGGACTGGACTCCTGAAGAGCAAGCTCTCTTGGAGGAGGGTTTGGCCAA ATATGCCACAGAGTCGAACATCATCCGTTATGCAAAGATCGCTGTGCAGCTAAAGAACAAGACTGTTCGAGATGTGGCTTTACGGTGCAGATGGATGACT AAGAAAGAAATCAGCAAGAGACGGAAAGAGGATTTCAATGCAAGGAAAAGCAAAGATCGAAAG GAAAAGTTCATCGACTCTACAGCAAAGCCTTCTCGATTATCCATCCAATCGGGTCTATCTCAAGCTCCGGGAATGGTTTCCAATTGTAATGATGACAGCATCTCATACAATG ATTTAACTGGTGCCACTCGGCAGCTTCTTCAGCATAACGCTTGGACTTTCAAACAGATATCTGCAAATCTCTCCACTCATCAG ATACACGAAAACATTGGGCTTCTGAGTCAAGCTCGAGACAACATCTTCAAAATTTTAACCAA CTTGAACGACATGGGGCCAACAATGAAGAGAATGCCTCAGCTCCCTAAACTGAACGAAGAGCTAGCCAACTCCATCCTTCCTTCGACAAACTTCCCTATCCAACTATGA
- the LOC130991192 gene encoding uncharacterized protein LOC130991192 isoform X3: MMASSSGTFKEGVNKQAHNSVSSSYNGGSVHGEWGVPTFQHQQTISMDWTPEEQALLEEGLAKYATESNIIRYAKIAVQLKNKTVRDVALRCRWMTKKEISKRRKEDFNARKSKDRKEKFIDSTAKPSRLSIQSGLSQAPGMVSNCNDDSISYNGPPDMRPPLFIWLWRSSRCNNGGCAVVQVETCSESRKPVGLFSSNLHCGIGEMLQVIEVEFNK, translated from the exons ATGATGGCTAGCTCAAGTGGGACCTTCAAAGAAGGGGTTAACAAGCAAGCTCATAACTCTGTTTCTTCGTCCTACAATGGCGGCTCTGTGCATGGAGAGTGGGGTGTGCCAACTTTTCAGCATCAGCAGACCATTTCCATGGACTGGACTCCTGAAGAGCAAGCTCTCTTGGAGGAGGGTTTGGCCAA ATATGCCACAGAGTCGAACATCATCCGTTATGCAAAGATCGCTGTGCAGCTAAAGAACAAGACTGTTCGAGATGTGGCTTTACGGTGCAGATGGATGACT AAGAAAGAAATCAGCAAGAGACGGAAAGAGGATTTCAATGCAAGGAAAAGCAAAGATCGAAAG GAAAAGTTCATCGACTCTACAGCAAAGCCTTCTCGATTATCCATCCAATCGGGTCTATCTCAAGCTCCGGGAATGGTTTCCAATTGTAATGATGACAGCATCTCATACAATG GTCCGCCTGACATGAGACCGCCCCTATTCATTTGGCTGTGGCGCTCGAGTAGATGCAACAATGGTGGTTGCGCCGTCGTGCAGGTAGAGACTTGTAGTGAGAGTAGAAAGCCAGTAGGTTTGTTTTCCAGTAATCTACATTGTGGAATTGGAGAAATGCTTCAAGTGATTGAGGTAGAATTCAACAAGTAG
- the LOC130991195 gene encoding rRNA-processing protein fcf2-like, which translates to MSGSENKAVGLSWQPKFDLFSSTKKAKTLAEEGALYQPQSQLVDGLFVPPNDPRKLNKLARKQVKDTAGKNWFDMPAQTITPELKKDLQLLKLRNVIDPKRHYKKGDSRSKTLPKYFQVGTVIESASEFFSGRLTKKERKQTLADELLADSTFHEYRKRKVREIEEKNRPAGVDKWKRSKFKKHGKSNGKKSRY; encoded by the exons ATGTCTGGCTCTGAGAATAAGGCCGTAGGGCTTTCATGGCAAcctaaatttgatttattttcatcAACCAAAAAGGCAAAAACTCTGGCTGAAGAAGGTGCcctctaccaacctcaatctcAGCTCGTCGATGGCCTTTTCGTTCCTCCCAATGATCCCAGAAAGCTGAACAAATTGGCTAGGAAACAAGTCAAGGACACTGCTGGAAAGAATTG GTTTGATATGCCCGCACAAACTATAACCCCAGAGCTTAAAAAAGATCTCCAGCTATTGAAG TTAAGAAACGTGATAGATCCAAAGAGGCACTATAAGAAGGGAGATTCTAGATCTAAAACGCTTCCCAAGTATTTCCAG GTGGGCACTGTAATAGAGTCGGCATCCGAGTTCTTCAGTGGTAGACTTACTAAAAAGGAGAGAAAACAAACTCTTGCTGATGAGCTGCTTGCTGACAGCACTTTCCACGAATATAG GAAACGCAAAGTTCGTGAGATTGAGGAGAAAAACCGGCCAGCTGGAGTGGACAAGTGGAAGAGGAGTAAGTTTAAGAAGCATGGAAAGAGCAATGGAAAGAAAAGCAGGTACTGA